One Campylobacter sputorum genomic window, ATTAAGGGAAGCACCTATTGTAATGTTTGGATATAAACTTTTAAAAGTATATTTATAGTTATAAAATGCAGCTTTTAGTCTAAGTTCTGCTGCTTTTACATCTGGTCTATTTGAGAGAATTTCAAGAGGAATTTTCCTTGATATACCAAGAAGTTTTGTATCTAAAATACTATAATTTTCTAAATTTGGTAAATTTTGTGAATACATTAAATTTTTTAATTTTTCTCGAGTTGTGTAAATTTGCGTATTTATATTTAAAATCTTTTCATCTGTTTGCAATAAAGACTGATTTATCTGCTCAACCTCTAATTTATCGGCTCTTCCGTAATTAAATTTAGCCACTATAATTTCTTTTAATTTCTCATAATTTTGCTTCATTTTATAAATTTTATCTTTAGAATTTTGCAGATACATTAGGTTGAAAAATGTGCTAACGCTATCGCTTTTTATACTAAGATCAAGTGCGTTTAAATCAAGTTTTGAGGCATTTAGCAGCAAAGCTGATTGTTTATATTTATCCATAAATTTACCAAACAAATCAATCTCATAAGATACACTCAATGAACTTTTAAAATTTATATCGCTATTTGAATTTTCATCTATATTTTTATTTGCAGACGCATTGTAACTTGCACCAAAAGTTGGTAACAAATCCGCTCTTGATAGACCAAGATAAGCCATAAATTTATCTATATTTAAATTACTATTTTTGAAATCAAGATTATTTTCAAGTATTGTTTGCATTGTTTTGCTCAGCAAAACATTATCATAACCTTCCCACCAAGATAAATTTTGCTCATAATAACTCTCATTTACATCTCCAATAGGCGAAGTAAAATCATACTCTTTCATAGCACAACCGCTAAAAATAATCATAAAAATTATTATTAAATTTTTCATTTTATTCCCTTGAAAGTGCATCTATTGGGTTTAAATTTGCTGCATTTTTTGCAGGCATAAAACCAAAAATAATGCCTATAAACATAGAAGATATAAGTGCTACTATGATAGAAGTTATGGAATATGCCATCGCAAAAGAAGATACAAAATACATAAAAATAAAACCTATTCCAAAAGATAGCATTAAGCCAAAAATACCACCTATTACACATATTAAAATAGCTTCAACTAAAAACTGCATAAGTATGTCTCTACTTTTCGCACCTATTGCCATTTTAAGTCCAATTTCTTTTGTTCGCTCTGTAACAGAAACAAGCATTATATTCATAACACCAATTCCACCAACTATAAGTGAGATAAGAGCAACTGCGGATATAAGAATTCTCATAGTTCCTGTTGCACTTTCTACGGTTTGTCGTATACTATCTGAGTTTCTTATAAAAAAATCCTGTTTTCCGTGCTTTGTAGATATTAATTCAGTGATGGCAAATTGAGCCAGTTGCATATTTACATTATCTTTTATTCTTATGGTAATTGAGTTTATATTTCTATCTCCTGTTATTTTATTTATAACCGTAGTATAAGGTGCGTAAATACGTAATGTTTCGGCGTCTCCAAAGTTATCATTTGGCTCTAAAACCCCAATAATCTTTAATGGTTGTTTATTAAAAAGCAAAACTTTACCGATAGGATTTGAGTTTGGGAAAAAATTATTTTTTGTATTGCTATCTATCACAACAACAGAAGCACTGTTTACAACATCGTTTTTATCTAAAAATCTCCCATCTTCCAACTTCAAACCATTTACATTTATACTCTGTTCGTTCCCGCCACGAAGTGAGCCTGTATAAGATAAATTGCGAAAAGTTAAAGTTCCGTTTGTAGATGTATTTGGCGTAACACTCATTACATAACTTTGTTTATTTAAAAGTCTTGTATCGCTGATACTTAAACTCCTAACATTATTTGCCCTCATATCACCAAAACTTTTGCCAGGAAAAATGGTTATAGTATTTGTTCCCATTGCATTGATATCAGCTAGTATTTTTTCTTGAGAACCTTTGCCTATAGCAACTACAGAAACAACGGATGCTATGCCTATTATAATTCCAAGCATAGTAAGAAGTGATCTTAATTTATGAGATAAAATAGCTCCTACTGCCATTTTAAATGACTCAACAAACATATCTTTTATGGCAAATAAAGAATTTTTACTATCTATTTTATCAATATTTTTTTGGACAAAATTTTCATTTTCGTTTTTATTTTCATCTTTTATAATCTCGCCATCTTTTATTTCTATAATTCTTTTTGCATGATTTGCAACCCCTAAATCATGCGTTACAAGTATGATAGTGTGACCAATTTTATGCAAATCTTCAAGTATTTTTAAAACAAGTTCTCCACTTTTAGAATCAAGGGCGCCAGTTGGTTCATCAGCTAAAATAATCTCTCCACCATTCATAAGCGATCTTGCTATGCTTATACGCTGTTGTTGTCCGCCACTAAGCTCACTTGGATAATATGTTAGCCTATGAGAAAGATTTAAATTTTCTAAAAGCTCTTTTGCTCTTTTGATTCTTTTATCATAATTAATACCAGCATAAACAGCAGGAAGTGCTACATTTTCGGTAGCATTGATACCAGAAAGAAGATTGTATCTTTGAAAAATAAAGCCAAATTTTTTTCTTCTTAAAAGTGCTAATTTATCTTTGTCAAAATTTGATATAAGATTATTATCTATATAATATTCGCCACTACTTGGGATATCAAGACAACCTAAAATATTCATAAGTGTTGATTTTCCTGAGCCAGATTGACCAATTATAGCGATAAATTCTCCACTATTTATTTCTAAGCTTATATTTTTTAAAACTTTTGTTGGATTTTTGGCTGTTCCAAAATTTTTACAAATATTAACAAGTTTTAATAAACTCAAATTTTACCTTATTCTCATTTTTCTATTTTCAATTAAATTTTCCAACTCTTTAGCACTAAGCTTGTTTGTTATAACCTCATCACCTTCTTTTAATCCAGATATTATCTGTGTATTTATACCATCACTAAGACCTACTTCGACGCCAACTTTTTTTACATCATTTTGTTCATCTTTTAATAAAACAAAATGCGAATTTTCATCATTTTTTATAGTTATGGAAGGAACCATTAAAACATTTTTGGCATTATTTATAATAATTGAATTTTCTATAGTCATGCCTATTTTAAAATAATTATTATCATTTTCTATATAATATTTTGCATAATAATACACAGCGGCATTTGAGCTATTTGCGGAAGCAGAACTGCCTTTTATATCAGAATTTTCATCACTATATGTTTTATCTGCAGGATCTATACTTGATATAGTTGCATTATAATCTAAATTTATATCTCCAAGAGTTCCAAATTTTACTTTTTGCCCGATTTTAACACTATTTATATCGCCTTCTGGAACTTCAACTCTTACTTCTAATGTATTTAAATTAGCAATTTTTGCTATAGTAGGAGTTGTTTGCGTGGCATTTACAGTCTGGCCTTCTTTAACAGGTATTGATATCACAACTCCATCAAGAGAAGAAACTATTTTTGTGTAACCTAAATCAGTTTGAGCAGTATAAAGCGAAATTTCGGTTTGTTTAATCTGCTCTTGAATTTCGGTTAGGCTTGCTTTAGCCAAACTTAATTCATCTTTTGTCTTTTCTAAATTTTCTTTTGAAGTTGCATTTGCTTTGTATAAATCTAACTCTCTTTTATATTTATTTTCAGCTACTTCTTTTGCTATATTTGCTGAGTTTAATTTTGCTTTAAATATACTAAGAGACGCTTTTAGGTCATCAATCTTATTTTTTTGCTTTATATCATCAATTTCAGCAATCATATCGCCTTTTTTCACTATATCGCCAATCTCAACATATAGTTTTTTTATCTGTCCTGAAACTTGAGCACCAAGATCAACGCTATCTTTTGGATAAATTTTGCCTGTTGCTTCTACGCTTTTAACTATATCGCCTCTTTTTACATTTGTAGTTATAAACTCAATTTTTTCTTCTTTTTTTATAAATTTAGCATAAATTCCATATCCAACCGCTATTAAAATAGCAAACAAAATAATATATTTGATAGTTTTTTTCATATACACCGCTTATAAATTTAAAAATTTAGAAAGTAATTTTA contains:
- a CDS encoding TolC family protein, with amino-acid sequence MKNLIIIFMIIFSGCAMKEYDFTSPIGDVNESYYEQNLSWWEGYDNVLLSKTMQTILENNLDFKNSNLNIDKFMAYLGLSRADLLPTFGASYNASANKNIDENSNSDINFKSSLSVSYEIDLFGKFMDKYKQSALLLNASKLDLNALDLSIKSDSVSTFFNLMYLQNSKDKIYKMKQNYEKLKEIIVAKFNYGRADKLEVEQINQSLLQTDEKILNINTQIYTTREKLKNLMYSQNLPNLENYSILDTKLLGISRKIPLEILSNRPDVKAAELRLKAAFYNYKYTFKSLYPNITIGASLNSNEQKFDDSFKLNFLNGNIQITLPFLDFARVKNNIKISEIEYEMAKNDFLTKLNSAINEFYRAFLDYENYKLKFENTSKILTHSINITKYYQIRYDSGKNELYDLLNSQNTKLNYELNLLYDKYILLQNENLIYKIVGGKI
- a CDS encoding MacB family efflux pump subunit: MSLLKLVNICKNFGTAKNPTKVLKNISLEINSGEFIAIIGQSGSGKSTLMNILGCLDIPSSGEYYIDNNLISNFDKDKLALLRRKKFGFIFQRYNLLSGINATENVALPAVYAGINYDKRIKRAKELLENLNLSHRLTYYPSELSGGQQQRISIARSLMNGGEIILADEPTGALDSKSGELVLKILEDLHKIGHTIILVTHDLGVANHAKRIIEIKDGEIIKDENKNENENFVQKNIDKIDSKNSLFAIKDMFVESFKMAVGAILSHKLRSLLTMLGIIIGIASVVSVVAIGKGSQEKILADINAMGTNTITIFPGKSFGDMRANNVRSLSISDTRLLNKQSYVMSVTPNTSTNGTLTFRNLSYTGSLRGGNEQSINVNGLKLEDGRFLDKNDVVNSASVVVIDSNTKNNFFPNSNPIGKVLLFNKQPLKIIGVLEPNDNFGDAETLRIYAPYTTVINKITGDRNINSITIRIKDNVNMQLAQFAITELISTKHGKQDFFIRNSDSIRQTVESATGTMRILISAVALISLIVGGIGVMNIMLVSVTERTKEIGLKMAIGAKSRDILMQFLVEAILICVIGGIFGLMLSFGIGFIFMYFVSSFAMAYSITSIIVALISSMFIGIIFGFMPAKNAANLNPIDALSRE
- a CDS encoding efflux RND transporter periplasmic adaptor subunit gives rise to the protein MKKTIKYIILFAILIAVGYGIYAKFIKKEEKIEFITTNVKRGDIVKSVEATGKIYPKDSVDLGAQVSGQIKKLYVEIGDIVKKGDMIAEIDDIKQKNKIDDLKASLSIFKAKLNSANIAKEVAENKYKRELDLYKANATSKENLEKTKDELSLAKASLTEIQEQIKQTEISLYTAQTDLGYTKIVSSLDGVVISIPVKEGQTVNATQTTPTIAKIANLNTLEVRVEVPEGDINSVKIGQKVKFGTLGDINLDYNATISSIDPADKTYSDENSDIKGSSASANSSNAAVYYYAKYYIENDNNYFKIGMTIENSIIINNAKNVLMVPSITIKNDENSHFVLLKDEQNDVKKVGVEVGLSDGINTQIISGLKEGDEVITNKLSAKELENLIENRKMRIR